One window of Parambassis ranga chromosome 3, fParRan2.1, whole genome shotgun sequence genomic DNA carries:
- the uraha gene encoding 5-hydroxyisourate hydrolase, giving the protein MSATRLQQLKGHILTENKIASMAASPSPLTTHVLNTALGVPGSNMTICLYRQDSSTNAWSLITTGKTNDDGRCPGLITKQQFTSGVYKMFFDTTQYWTNIGETSFYPYVEIVFTINDPGQKYHIPLLLSRFSYSTYRGS; this is encoded by the exons ATGAGTGCCACCAGGCTGCAGCAACTGAAGGGTCACATTTTGACTGAGAACAAG ATCGCATCAATGGCAGCCTCACCGAGCCCTCTGACCACTCATGTGCTGAACACTGCGTTGGGCGTCCCCGGGTCAAACATGACCATCTGCCTTTATCGACAGGACTCCTCCACCAATGCTTGGAGTTTAATAACCACAGG GAAAACTAATGATGATGGGCGTTGCCCTGGACTCATCACAAAACAGCAGTTTACATCTGGCGtgtacaaaatgttttttgacACTACCCAGTACTGGACAAATATTGGAGAGACCAGCTTCTACCCCTATGTTGAG ATTGTCTTCACTATTAATGACCCAGGCCAAAAGTACCATATTCCTCTGCTTCTGAGTCGTTTCTCTTACTCTACATACAGAGGGAGCTAG